The Pseudomonas protegens genome contains the following window.
GGGGCCTCAAGGTGATCAACCACAACGACTACTGGGGCTTCACCGACTGGGGCCTGCAGGCCGAGGGCAAGGCCGAGCTGGACGGCGGCCATGTGCTGGTGTTCGGCAGCGACAACCAGTGGTTCAAGGGCCAGGACGATGTGCTCAAGATCGAGGACAACAGCGCCCAGGCCAACGCCCTCTACGCTCAACTGCGCCCGGTATTGGCAGCCCTGCCCGACTGGCACCCGAGCATCGGCGTGCGTCACGAGAAGATCAGCGGCGGCGAAAGCGCCACGGTGGGCATGCTCACCTCGCTGTATGACCTCTCGCCCCACTGGCAACTGCGCGGCCAGTTCGGCAGCGCCTTCAAGCTGCCCAACGCCGAGCAACTGTTCGCCAACGAGGAGGATGAACGAGGCAACCGCCACCTCAAGCCGGAAAAGAGCGTGAATGCCGAGCTGGGCCTGGACTACCAGGGCCACCTGCTGGCCGGCGACTTCAACGCCAGCGGCACGCTGTTCCAGCGCAAGATCGACGACCTGATCGCCCTCGACGGCATCGACTGGGTCAATGGCCAAGGACGGATCAAGGTACGTGGCCTGGAGATCGACGGGCGCTGGCAGTTCAGCCCGCAATGGACCCTGCAGGCGGACATGACCCGCAACCTGGTGGAGTCGCGCAACGGCGTGACCCTGAGCAACATCCCCGGCTTCCTCGCCCGCACGCGGCTGGGCTACGAGTCCGTGGACCGCCAGTGGGGCGTGGGCGGGGCAATCCGCTACATCGGCCAGATCGACAGCCCGAAGAAGATCGACTACGGCCACTATTCGGTGGTCGACGCCGATGCCTATCGCTACCTCGACACGGCCCAGCAGCATCGCCTGAGCCTGCTGGTGGAAAACCTCTTCGACCGCGACTACAGCACCAGCATCGCCAGCAACAACCCGCGGGTGGACAACCTGGGGCGCCCCTTCACCACCGAGGTGCGCTACACCTACCGCTTCTGAGGACGACTGCCATGCACAAGGATTATCAACGGGTGCTGTTCGTCGGCCCCGGCCTGAACAGCGGCGCCCTGGGCGAGGCGTTTCGCCGCGAGCTTCATCGGCTGCGGGGCAACGACGCCAGCACCCGGGTGATCGACACCCTGGACGGCTTCGACAGCCTCTGGGCCGCCCTCGACGAACCCTTGCCCGAGAACGGCGCGGCGCTGCTGGTGGTGGACCTGGAGCCCAGCTCCGACAGCGCCTACCTGGATTGGCTGCGCGACGAACTGGGGCGCCTGGCCCGCGCCCACCCGCAAGCGCCGCAACCCTGGATCACCGCCCAGGCCCTGGGCCGCCGCGGCCTGGACGCAGCCCTGGCCTGCGCCAGCGTCGACCAGCACGAGCGCCACCTGCCCTGCGACAAGGTCAACGCGGTGGCCTGCGACCCGGACTGGTCGCGGGTGCCACCCCACGCCCGCCAGGTGTTCCTCTGCACCGGCCCGCGCTGCGTGCGGCGCGGCGCCCTGGCGCTGTGGAAGACCCTGCGCCGCGAGCTGCTGCGCCTGGAGCACATGGAGACACCCGGTGGCGTGCTGCTGACCCGCACCGCCTGCCAGTTCCCCTGCAACCTGGGGCCGGTGTTGACGGTGCACCCGGATGGCTGCTGGTACCGGGTCGGCGACGACGCCCAGGTGCTGCGCCTGGTGCAGCAACACCTAGTGGCAGGCGCGCCGGTAGCCGATCTGCTGATTCCCTCGCCTTACGCAGGCGCGACAGATGCCTAGAACAACCCCCATCGCCCCGCTGCTCGGCCTCCTGCTCGGTCTGGCCGGCACGCCAGCCCTGGCCACCACCTATGAAAACTGCGGCCAGCGCTGGGAGATCGCCGCGCCGCCGCAACGCATCGTCGCCCTCAACCAGCACAGCGCCGACCTGCTGCTGGCCCTGGGCGCCGGGCCGTCGCTGATCGGCGTGGCCTACCTGGACGACGATGCCGGCGCCGACGGGCACTACCACGGCGTACCGGTGATCGCCCGGCAATACCCGTCGGCGGAGGTGCTCTACAGCCTCAAGCCCGATCTGGTGGTGGGCGGCTTTGCCTCGGCGTTCCCCGAGTCCTTCAGTTCCCGGCAGCGCCTGAGGGGCATTGGCGTGGCCAGCTACCTGCTGGAGTCGGCCTGCGCCGGGCACAACGAGGACTACTTCGGGCATATCCGTCACGACCTGCTGACCCTGGGCCGGCTGCTGCGCCAGGACGCCCGGGCGGCGCAACTGATCGCCGGGCAGCAGGCCGACCTCGACGCGGCGGCGGCCCTGTATCAGGGGCGCGACAGGCCTGCGGTGTTCTACCTCGACAGCGAAGTCAACGGCCTGGCCAGCCAGGGGCGGCGCGGTTTTGTCGGGGTATTGCTGCAGGCCGCCGGCGCGCGCAACAGCTTCGCTGCCATCGACCGCCCGCGCCTGACGGTCGACAGCGAAACCCTGCTGAGCAACGACCCGGACGTGCTGCTGCTGGCGGACGCCCTGTGGTCACCGGCCACGCGCAAACGCCAGCTGCTGCAGCGTGACCCGGTGCTGTCGCGGCTGCGGGCGGTGCGCGAGGACCGGCTGATCGACATCCCCTTCAGCCAACTGGTGCCGGGCATCGCCAGCGGCCGCAGTGCCCTGGAGCTGGCCCGGCGCCTGCACCCCGCCCCGTAGGCGCCGGCTTGCCGGCGAAGCGAGCACCGCCAACCCCGCGACGCGCCACCCGACGCATTCGCGGGCAAGCCCGACAAGAGGCAGGTACTACAGAGGATTCAACACCCTGCGCGATGGCTGCTCCGGCCGATGGCAGTTGACGTTGTTGCGACCGCCGCTCTTGGCCACGTACAAGGCCTGATCGGCATCGTTGAGCCAGTCCATGGCTTCGCCATGCTCGGGACTGAAGGCCGCCAGGCCAATGCTCAGGCTGACCTGCAAGGTCGGGCTCTGTTCATCCCCCAGGCTCGCAAAACGCCCGCGCAAGGCTTCCATCCGCTCGGCGGCCTGCTCCAGGGGCACGTCCGGCAGAATCACGCAGAACTCATCGCCGCCATAACGCCCGGCCTGATCGCTGGCCCGCAGGTTCTGCCTGAGGATCTTGCTCAACTGGCGCAGCACCCCATCCCCGGCGACATGGCCATAGGTGTCGTTGATGGCCTTGAAGTGATCGATGTCGATCAGGGCGATGG
Protein-coding sequences here:
- a CDS encoding (2Fe-2S) ferredoxin domain-containing protein — encoded protein: MHKDYQRVLFVGPGLNSGALGEAFRRELHRLRGNDASTRVIDTLDGFDSLWAALDEPLPENGAALLVVDLEPSSDSAYLDWLRDELGRLARAHPQAPQPWITAQALGRRGLDAALACASVDQHERHLPCDKVNAVACDPDWSRVPPHARQVFLCTGPRCVRRGALALWKTLRRELLRLEHMETPGGVLLTRTACQFPCNLGPVLTVHPDGCWYRVGDDAQVLRLVQQHLVAGAPVADLLIPSPYAGATDA
- a CDS encoding TonB-dependent receptor plug domain-containing protein: MSGALFGCLFSPLLLADDAPLKLEQQWVSAPSVESTTVAEMARYGSKVEIIDRQQIERAGPSSDITRVLQMYVPGLYVAPKNGPFDYGTYSLLGGRNDDTLILLDGVRLNNRLYGGLYLDTLPANAIERIEVLKGGQSLLFGTQAVSGVINIVTRSPQTRDVSGEVNLGLDSFRGQSGDARAEQILSNGLGDLGLLAYVSHNVSDGYQPYRNSAYSPNTRDKKRGYAVTTFGAKAIQGFADDSRLELFYQYSDANLDFARPVNNHKTTNDRIQQIATATFEQRLGERFSYFVKGHVNDWDTRYTRINTTEGGGLKVINHNDYWGFTDWGLQAEGKAELDGGHVLVFGSDNQWFKGQDDVLKIEDNSAQANALYAQLRPVLAALPDWHPSIGVRHEKISGGESATVGMLTSLYDLSPHWQLRGQFGSAFKLPNAEQLFANEEDERGNRHLKPEKSVNAELGLDYQGHLLAGDFNASGTLFQRKIDDLIALDGIDWVNGQGRIKVRGLEIDGRWQFSPQWTLQADMTRNLVESRNGVTLSNIPGFLARTRLGYESVDRQWGVGGAIRYIGQIDSPKKIDYGHYSVVDADAYRYLDTAQQHRLSLLVENLFDRDYSTSIASNNPRVDNLGRPFTTEVRYTYRF
- a CDS encoding ABC transporter substrate-binding protein, whose protein sequence is MPRTTPIAPLLGLLLGLAGTPALATTYENCGQRWEIAAPPQRIVALNQHSADLLLALGAGPSLIGVAYLDDDAGADGHYHGVPVIARQYPSAEVLYSLKPDLVVGGFASAFPESFSSRQRLRGIGVASYLLESACAGHNEDYFGHIRHDLLTLGRLLRQDARAAQLIAGQQADLDAAAALYQGRDRPAVFYLDSEVNGLASQGRRGFVGVLLQAAGARNSFAAIDRPRLTVDSETLLSNDPDVLLLADALWSPATRKRQLLQRDPVLSRLRAVREDRLIDIPFSQLVPGIASGRSALELARRLHPAP